TGCAATGCTATCTCCTACAAGCGGTATCGCACCAAATAGGTTTGTAATAACCGTCGCACCCCACAAACTCATTTGCCCCCATGGCAGGACATAGCCCATAAAGGCTGCAGCCATCATCAAGAGATAGATGATAACACCAAGAATCCATAATACCTCACGCGGAGCTTTATACGAGCCGTAATACATGCCGCGGAATATATGAATATAAACGGCAAGGAAGAACATGGATGCACCATTGGCGTGAATATATCGGATTAACCAGCCATGGTTCACATTCCGCATGATGTGCTCAACAGAATTAAACGCATGGTCAACATGAGGCGTGTAATGCATAGCCAAAATAATGCCTGTGATAATTTGTGTCACCAGGCAGAACGTCAGAATACCGCCAAATGTCCACCAGTAATTCAGGTTTTTCGGCGTTGGATAGTCAACAAAACTGTCATGCGCCAGCCTTAACAACGGCAGACGTGTATCCATCCATTTTGTAAATCCGTTATTTGGCTGATAAGTGCTTTCACCACTCATTTAATAATCCTCGATTGTTGGTGCGTTAACCGATTTTAATCCGGCTGTCGCTGACAAATTGATAAGGCGGGATTTCTAGGTTTTTAGGCGCTGGGCCTTTGCGAATACGTCCTGATGTGTCGTAATGCGAGCCGTGGCACGGGCAGAACCAGCCATTGAACTCACCCGCCTGACCAAGCGGAACACAACCCAAATGGGTACAGACACCGACCATAACCAGCCATTCGGGGTTTTCTGCACGGGTCTTGTCAGCTTCAGGATCCGGCAAAGCGTCAAGGCTGACATTCTCAGCATCACGAATTTCTTCTTGTGTACGGCGGCGAATAAATACGGGCTTGCCGCGCCATGTAACGGTTAAGCTTTGACCGACTTCAACCGCATCCAAATCAATTTCTATAGAAGCCAGCGCACGCATGGACGCATCCGGGTTCATTTGGTCGATTAGTGGCCAGGCAACATTCGCCGCCCCAATCGCTGCGAAAGCACCAGTTGTAAGGTGCAAAAATGCACGGCGGTTGGGCTCACCTTCATGAGATGCTGTTTTTGTTTCAGTTAAACCGTCTCCGGTCGTATTGGTATCAGACACGCACGCCTCCAAGCGATTCTACAGGCCATCCCTGCACAATGCGAAATTACGCTTATCACGTCACCGACAAAATGTGTCACCGTGACGCATCAATTTGTAACCTTTACTTCTCATCATAATATGTTAATTTTACGTTACATTTTAAAAAAGGAAAAAAATATGGAAACTTTTGAATTTATTTTGGGGGCACTAGCAATTTCTACTGGGATCATAATTCCAGTTTCAGTATTTTTTTGGTTATATAAAGATGCCAAAAATAAAAGAGAAACTGTTATTGAGATTTCAAGAAACATAGAGAACCCCGATCAACTTGAAAAATTGATAAACATTTTCGATGAACGAAAAAAAGACCCTATAGATTATAGAAGAAGCGGTGTGGTGACACTATTTGTGGGAATTGGTCTTTTTCTTTTTGGCACGATTTTTATTGGACCAATTCTAAAAGGGGTTGGTGCACTTATAACGGCTATTGGTCTTGGTCAAATAATTGCCGGTTATTTATATCCTAATACAAGTGAAGAAATTACAAATGCTGTTGAAGATTTCGAAAAGAATTAGCCTTGGGTAAAAACCATAAAAATCTATTAAATAATCTTGAGAAACTTCGAAAAAAAGCGGGCATAACTCAGCAAGAATTGTCTGAAAGAGCCGAAGTTTCAAGAAAAAGTATTAATGCAATCGAGAATGGAATATATGTACCATCAACTGTACTCGCATTAAAAATTTCCAGAACTCTGGGATGTAACGTAGAAGATTTGTTTAAACTTCCTAACACTAAGTAATTGTAGTGAATGACTTATTGGAAACTATAAAGTGACCGGAACGACACAAACCGATTGGACAGACCAAAAACAACGCGCCGCGGCGTGGTTTCGGGAACTGCGCGACAGATTATGCGCCGCTATGGAAACTCTTGAACCCGACGGAGCGCGTTTTGACCGCACTATCTGGAAACGCGGCGATGGGGCCGAGGACCTTGGCGGGGGAGAAATGTCTATGTTGCACGGCACAGTTTTTGAAAAGGCCGGCGTACATATTTCCACGGTTTATGGTGAATTTTCTGAACAATTCCGTTCCCAAATAGAAGGGGCTGCAGACGACCCGCGATTCTGGGCTTCCGGCATTTCCGTTATCGCTCATCCCCGCAATCCGCATGCACCCACAGCTCATATGAACACACGCATGGTTGTCACGACCAAAGGCTGGTTTGGCGGCGGCGGAGATTTGACTCCCATGTTAAAAACTCAACGCCATGCCGATCACCCTGACACCCAAGATTTTCATAAAGCCTATAAATCCGCCTGTGATGCGCATGATGCCGCTTACTACCCTGATTTTAAAGAAAAATGTGACGAATATTTTTTTCTTCCGCACCGCAACGAAAGCAGAGGAACGGGCGGCATCTTTTACGATCATTTAAATACCGGAGACTGGGATACGGATTTTGCCTTCACCCAAGATGTCGGGCGCGCATTTTTGGATGTCTACCCCGATATTATCGCGCGCCGCAAAGACACACCCTATAACGATGAAGAACGCGAGGCACAACTTGTGCAACGTGGACGTTATGTGGAATTTAACCTGCTCTATGACCGCGGCACGACTTTCGGGCTCAAAACCGGCGGGAATGTTGACAGTATTCTGTCATCCATGCCGCCTGCAGTTCGCTGGCCTTAAAACTTCATAACTAAAAATTCATCATATTTATAAAATAGTTGCCTGAACCACCGCTTTCAGACGTTCAATGATAGAAAATGTATCTTCCGTAAAATCGCTATCAATCCACCAGCGTTCGACTTCTTGAGAAACACGCCCCATTTCCGGCCCTTCCGGTACACCGGCTGTTTTCATCATGTCGCCAGTGAGGGGAAAATCTGGCTTTTCCCAACTTGTCGCCATCGCAATCAATGCACGCCATTGCACGGCATTATTGATTTTTTCATCTAACGCCCACATCAGAAAACACCGGTCAATAAAGGCCTCGCGCCCTGAAACATAAAGCGCGCGGCGCATTTCACGTGCGGACATATAACAAACCGGATTGCAGGATGTATCGAGTGCGGCTCCCAAACGCTTTGTATGTTTTTTCGAAAGTCGTAATTTTTCCGATAATTGACCACTCACTGCCTTGCTATCAGGACACAGCGCCGCCAGCCGGAGTAAAGTATCCGCCTCAAAAAAATATGTTTCTTGAATATTTATCAGATTGGCAAGGCGCATACTCTGAATATCCATGGCAGGCGTAAAAGGAAAAATAAAGGGCAACAACCCCGCACCATCCATAAGCTCAAGCGCATGGGATGCGGTAACATGCGACAGAAGTTTGAAAAGTTCCTGCGCCAATCGCTCCCCCGAAAGCGCCGCTAGCCCATCTTTCTGATTTGCCGCACGGACACAAGCTGCCAAAGACTTTTCATCTGTCGCATGAGGCTGGAGTTGGGCGGAAAATCTGAAAAAACGTAAAACACGCAAATAATCCTCCGCAATGCGTGTGTCGGGGTCTCCGATAAATCTGACAACCCCAGCCTCAAGGTCAGCAAGGCCACTTGTGCCGGTTGCTTCTAACGGATCATAAATTTTGCCGTCACAATCGGCATATAGAGCATTAATCGTAAAGTCCCGCCGCGCCGCATCCGCCTGCCAATCTAAACCAAAGCGAACTTTCGCGTGTCGTCCGTCAGTTTCGATATCCTCTCGCAGTGTTGTGATTTCATAATTGCGCTCGTTAGCAACAACCGTCACTGTGCCATGCTCAATGCCTGTCGGGATCACCTTAAACCCGGCAGCCGATAGCTTATCTTGAACGTCTTCGGGGGGATGGGTTGTCGCCATATCAATATCTATATCCCCATCATTAAGGGCAGGCAACCCGCGTAAAGTATCGCGCACACAACCGCCAACGACTCTGACGGCATCATTTCCGAGAGTTTGCATAATTTTCTGCGTATCAGGCGCTCGCAACCACGGCGCCTTAGCTAGATCTTTTAAGAATTCTGAGACGGAACGCGTCATCATTCAGGAGTGACCTCTGATGTTTCTGGCTCCTGCTCTTTTGATGAATCAAGAGACTCAAAATGGCCAGGCACGAGTTCACCATTTTCTACACTTGGCGGTACATACACGCTTTCCGCCGGCGCATCAGATGCAAATCTGAAAAATAACAGTCCGGCAAGCATGCAAATAAAACCGGCAAGTGAGGCATAAGCCCAAATTTTCATTTCCGCTTGGTCGGGACGGGTGCCACGAAACCACCACAGCCATAATGCCAACATGATAAAGGGAAGGCTGAACAGAAATAGATTGAGTAATATAATTCTAATCATCAAACGCTCTTTCGCTCAAATTTCTCAGAATACCCGCCGTAACGCCCCAAATATGATGTTGCCCGTGAGACATGGAATAATAGGACCGAAGTTGACCATTCCAAACATCCTGTTTGATATTGTGGTTCTCTCGGTTCATCAAAAAGCTCAAGGGCACTTCAAAAACATCGGCAACCTCTTCTGTGTTTATTTTTAATTCAAAGCCGGGACGTACATATCCTACCACAGGAAGCACCATAAATCCTGATCCAGTTTCAAATGTCTGGAGATAACCTGCAATATCGATATATCCTGACGTGAGACCAATTTCCTCTTCCGTTTCGCGTAACACGGCATCCAAAGGCGACGGGTCAGTGTCATCGACCTTTCCGCCCGGAAATGCGACTTGCCCGGAATGTTTTTTCAGGTTTTCAGAACGTCTGGTCAAAATAACTCTCGGAGCTTCTTCATATTCAACCACGCCGATTAGCACCGTCGCCAAAGGCAAATCGCGGTTTTTGTGAAGCTCCTTCAAAACTGGATTAAGCTGAAAATCGCCACCTTGACCTCGACAACTGTACAACACTTTATCAGAAGGCAACTCAGGCGAAACAGCTTTGGCTATTTTTTGCCTGTAATCAAACTCAACCATAATCGGGTCCCAATTTATCAACGCGCGACATACTAAAAAATGCCCCCTCGCTCCACACACCAAAATAATCTACGCCATTCTCTTGGTTCGTCACCGCAAGATCAACAAGACGATAGAATACGGGGCGGGCAATTTTAGCGCGTAATTTTCCACGCACATGAACATAGGGGCTGGGTTGATCACCCTCAAACTCAAAGTAAATCGGTAATTTTGATCCGGCAAGGCAGACATCGCCGACATTGGTTGTGAAAGTAATTTTTTGAGTTGTTCCCTCGCCTGTCACATCCATTTGCGTGGCAATGAATGGCGCGTCTTCCACAGTAACAAGAATTTTTTCAACCGGTGTGACAAGGTAATATTGCTCGTCTTCGTCACGTCGCAAAATAGTTGAGAACAACCGGACAAGTTTGTCGCGACCAATAGGTGAGTCGCCATAAAACCAAGTTCCGTCGCGTTTAATACGCATGCCAATATCCCCGCAATAGGGGGGATCCCAATCCTCAACCGGCGGAAGGCTGGTATGCCCGGAGGCATGTCCGGCTTTTTCAGCACTTTTAATCACATTCTGAAGCGTGTTCTCAGTCATGGTCACCATTATATCAGCAATTTAAAAACTTGTTAGCGCTAAGCCCCTGGGCGCTTAGCTGGCGACTGAAACACTGCCTGATAGATCTGCTGCAATTCCCGACTTTATCTCATAAATCAGCAAGCGGTTTTCATCCACGGGACCTGGGCATTTCAAACCTGACGGGGCTATCACGAAACCTGACTGACCGTAATAAGACAAATCACCGACAAGCAAAACCAACCCATGTCCAAGCTTTTCAGCAACGCCAAGCGTGGTCGCTATTAGGCCACGCCCGACCCCCTTGCCCTGCCATTCAGAATTAACAACCAGCGGCCCAAGAAGTAGCGCAGGTGTCGCACCAATTTGAATTGGCCAATAGGCAATCCCACCAATCATTTCCTCACCCGAAATAGCGCAAAAATTCAATTCAGGAATTTGCTGATTGGTCTCACGCAATCTCTCAGCCATACGCACCACCCGACCCGGCCCTAAAATTCTAGATGTTAGGGATAATTTTTCATTTTCCAATTCAGATGGAGTTTGTTTAATTTCGAAAGCCATGAACGCGCCTTAAGCACCAAAAAGAAATCCAATATAGATTATATATGTTGCGAGAAATAATCCCCCAAAAACCCGACTTATGCCTTGCTGACAACTGAGAAGGAAAACTGTCAAACCGGAAACCCCAAGAAGCATCCAAATATCTATTAATAAGAAGTCAGGTGCAATCGCGATAGGATGCACCAATCCGGTAACACCTAAAATCAAAAGAATATTATAAATATTGCTCCCCACAATATTACCTACCGCCAGCGCTGCATGACCGCGCAATGCGGCAAGTATTGAAATTGCAAGTTCTGGCAGTGACGTTCCAATCGCGACGACCGTCAACCCGATAACGCCCTCTGAAACACCGAATTCCGTGGCAAGAATCACAGCACCTTTGACCAATAAATCCGCACCCCAGACAACTGCAATCGTCCCCAGCGCAAGTATAACGAGACAAACAAAGACACTTGCACCCGCCAGCGGGTTTTCAGAAACCTCTTGAGTGGCATCCTCATCACTACCCAGCCGATAAAGATAAACCGTGTAAAGCCCAATTACCCCAACCATGCCCACTGCAACCAAGCGGGTAATATCGCCGTAGAAAGCAACAAAACAGAAGCCCAATGTGACCAGCAACATAAATATGCCATCACGATTCAACTCTTTACCCTCTACAATAATTGGCTGAATCAAAGCCGAGATGCCAAGAACCAGCAACATGTTAGAAATATTACTGCCAATAATATTACCTACGGCAATATCTGGCTGACCTTGAAATGCTGCTTGAATAGACACGGTTAATTCAGGCGCCGACGTCCCAAAAGCAATAACCGTAAGACCTATAATGAGTGGTGGGACTTTGAGCCTGTCTGCCAGCGATACAGCACCAGAAACGAGTCCCTCGCCACCCCCGCCGAGAAGAACAAATCCACCAAGCACCAATAATATCGCTTCAAACATTGCCGATTGCGCCTGCTTCTAAAATTATCTTTCCAATGCGTATGCACCCTACATGCTATCGTTTTAAAGACCAATCACTATTGAAAAACAACCTTGAATTGCAAAAAATGACGCAGGCGTCATTTTTTAACTTGCGCTTATCACGAATTAGGCGTTATCCTCAAAAGAAAATTCAGGAGCATGATATGGAAAATCATAATCTCGAAGAAACGGAAATTACCGCCGACCTTGTTTATCAATCTGTAGACCCGTCTGACTTCAACGCTATGCTTGAAGTGGATCGTTATAATGACCGGACGACAGCTTTCGATAAAATCATTTCAGCAACGCATAATCATTTTTGGGATCCTATGGACACCAAATATATTGATTTTTCAGTGCCTTTCGATGTTGAGAATGAATATATGATAAACCCGGATCAGGATGTTGATCTTAGGGTCATTGGCGATTTACTGAACGAAAAAGATAAAATCAGATTGGTGAATATGAATGTTCACTGGTCGCTTTCCTCAATTCTCCACGGCGAACAAGGCGCTTTGAATCTGTCTTCAAGCCTCTGTCATATCCTGAAAGACCCAGGCGCGCAGGAATATGCCGCGAATCAAACACGCGAAGAAGCTAGGCATGTCGCCGGTTTCTCAAGATATATTCACGCCCGCTGGGGACAGCCTATGGTTGTCGGCCCCGCACTCGGTAACTTATTGAATGAACTTGTAAATTCCAAAGTTGTCTGGAAAAAACTCGTTGGCATGCAAATGCTTGTTGAAGGACTTGCCATGGGGGCTTTCGCCACCTTCTATCGTCAGGGTAATGACCCGCTTTTAACAAAGCTCATGCAACTTGTCATGACGGATGAGGCATTCCACCATAAATTTGGTAAAATTTGGGCTGATAGAACCATCCCTAATATTTCACCGGAAGAAAGAGACAAAATAGAAGACTGGTCGTGGGAGGTTTTCCATGTCCTTCTCTATAATCTTTCCAGCCCAGAGCAGAAAAAGCCCACATATGAAGCGCTAGGTCTCGACTGGAAAATGGTTCAGGAAAGGTTTATTGACGCTTTGACCAATGATGAAATCAGACGGCGCATGTCAGATAATGACAATATTTTCCGTGTGCTTGTCAAAACGCTTTTCAATGCCGGTATCATCACGGATCGCACAGCCTCTAAATATGCACCTTTTGTGGATTTATCTGAACTGGAAGCCGAAGGCACGTCCATGGTCGGAGATGAAATAGCCGAAGAAGGCATCAAATATCTTATGGCTATTAACGGAGATGACGGACCCGTCTTCAACTTTAGCCAAACAGCTGCAGAGTAAGACGGATATCCTCCGAGCCTTTTTGACGCAGGTTTTTTATAATTTTAAATGATAGGCTACATGCTTGTCATATATGCACGTTGTCTGCCATTATTTTGGACATTATACGATGGCGTGTAAAGCTAAGTACGGGAGGTAAATTTATGAGTAACCTTGAAAAATTCAGAGATGAAACTAGAGCTTGGCTTGAAGAAAATTGTCCTGCCTCTATGCGCACACCTATGCCTGATTTTGCTAGTGGAGGGGATGAACAACCTTGGGGCGGTCGTAACGCTTCTTATCCCAATCCAGACACTAAGGTTTGGATGGATAGAATGGCCGAAAAAGGATGGACAGCACCAACATGGCCTGTTGAATATGGCGGTGGTGGCCTAACCAAAGAGGAAAATAAAATCCTCCAACAAGAGCTAAGGCGCATTGATGCTCGTCCATGTTTGCTGAGTTTTGGTATCTGGATGCTTGGTCCTGCTTTATTAGAATTTGCTTCAGAGGAACAGAAACAAAAATACCTTCCGCCCATCGTGCGCGGCGAAATCCGTTGGTGTCAGGGGTATTCTGAGCCGGGTTCGGGTTCAGATCTTGCTGGCCTTCAAACAAAGGCAGAAGATATGGGCGATCATTATCTCGTTAATGGTCAAAAAGTATGGACGAGTTACGCTAATAAAGCCGATTGGATTTTTTGCCTCGTGCGAACTGATACTAGCGTCAAACATGATGGCATTTCATTTTTATTGATTGATATGGAAACTGAAGGTGTTGAAGCCAGACCAATTAAACTCATCTCCGGCAGTTCACCATTCTGTGAGACCTTCTTGACAGATGTTAAAGTACCAAAAGAAAACTTAGTCGGGGAGTTGAATAAGGGATGGACTATCGCCAAGCGTCTGCTGGAGCACGAAAGAGCTATGATTTCAGAAATGAATATGGGCGCTGGCGAGGCCTCACTTGGCGGCATGGAGGAACTGGCAAAAGAAGTCTTTGGCGAGTTAGACGGCATGATTGCCCACCCGACCCTCCGCGACACGGTTACTAGACACAAAATGGATGAAGAGGCATTCGGCCTAACCCTCCGCCGTACAGGTGAATTGGCTAAAGCTGGTCATGGTATTGGGGCTGAAGCCTCTATTTTTAAGTATTACGGCTCAGAGATGAATAAGCGTCGTTTTGAAATACTACTTGAGCTTCTCGGAACCGATGCACTTACCACTGAAGGCGAAGGTCATAATCAAGACGTGATGAGCATTTCGCCACAATGGCTGCGTTCAAAAGGGAACTCTATTGAGGGCGGCACGACAGAAGTACAGCTTAACATTATCGCCAAGCGGGTGCTTGATCTTCCTGAAGGGGGTCAGGCCTAATGACAACCGCGAACACCGAACAACCCAAAACAGACTTCATCCTTAGTGAAGAACAAACAATGTTGCGCGACACAGCAAAACAGTTTTTCTCCGAGCAAGTGCCAATTAGTAATCTGCGTAAACTTCGCGATGAGGAGAGCGTAGACGGCATTGACCGCGAGGTCTGGAAACAAGCAGCAGAGTTAGGTTTGGCGGGTATTCTTATTCCCGAAGCCTATGGTGGAACGGATTTTGGCGTCACTGGTATGGGTCTGGTAATGGAGGAAGCTGGGCGAACTCTTGCATCTACCCCACTTTTTTCCAGTTCGATTTTATCAACACTTATTCTGCTTGAAGCAGCTTCAGAAAATCAGAAACAAGCCATTCTTCCAGCTATTGCTGCAGGTGAAATGATTGTCGCGGTAGCCCTTGAAGAGTCAGGCCATCATAACCCTGCAGCTGTTTCGATGAGTGCCGAGAAAAAAGACGGTGGTTTTGTTCTCAACGGGCGCAAAACCTTTGTGCTCGATGGTCATATTGCTAATAAATTGATTATCGTGGCACGCAGTAGTGGTCAAAAAGGCGATATAAATGGCCTCTCCCTTTGTCTGGTCGATGCCGACGCAGAGGGCTTGAAAGTTTCACGCTCCAAAATGGTCGACTCCAGAAATAGTTCTGAAGTCACCTGTGAAAACCTTACTGTCTCTGACGATATGGTTATTGGCACGATTGATGATGGTGCCGCACCTCTTGAGCGCGCGCTGGATCAAGCCCGCATACTGTTGTCTGCTGAAATCTTGGGTGGCGTCAATGAAGTTTTTGAACGCACGCTTGAATATCTCAAAGAACGCAAACAATTTGGTGTGCCGATTGGGAGTTTTCAGGCTCTACGCCATCGCGCATCAGCCATGTTTAGTGAAATCGAAATTTGCAAAGCGGTTGTAACTTTTGCACTTTCCCAAAGTGATAAAAAAAGCAATCAGATTGCCCGTCTGGCAAGCTTAACAAAAGCGCGCCTCGGAGAAGCGTCAACTTTAGTAACGAATGAAGGTCTGCAAATGCATGGTGGGATTGGCATGACGGATGATGTTGATATCGGCCTATTTATGAAAAGAGCGCGCGTTCAGTTACAGCTTTTAGGAGACCCGCGCTTTCACCGTGAGCGGTATGCCCGCCTCAATGGTTACTAGACTTTGACTTGTATATCCAGTTATTGAGGTAGACTTTCCAAAAGCCCACCAAACCTATAAATCCATATATCCTGTACAGATAGGGCAATTTGCCCCTTTTGTGTCGTTGATGTCAGTGGTATAAAGCAATTTCAAATACAAATATCGGGGTAAATTTATGTCTGATGAGAATGAAGAACGTGAACGCATAACTGTTTTAGCCAAGGATTTCACCCCTGCTGCTATGGAATTCCACAGAAGCCACATGGCTGAAAAAGGCTATCGTATGGAAGGCAGTATTGTTCAAAGGCGTTTTCAGATGCTTGAGGGCCTGCAAGAGCCTCATGATCTTTTCGAGGGAGAGCCCTTTTACGCCGTGACATTTGTGCGCGATAGAGACTAACCCAGAAACCCAAACTGCGGCATAAAGACTGTTATCGATATCTTACTTGCCCGTCACAGTTACAGCATTTACTTTAACAAAAAAATTTAACGTAAAAGTTTTGGTATAATGAACTACGACAGATATTTTAATAGAGCCTTAGAAGCACTTCACGAAGAAGGGCGATATAGGATTTTTACAGACCTCGCCCGTCAAGTTGGACGTTTTCCTAAGGCTCTGGATTATTC
This sequence is a window from Candidatus Micropelagos thuwalensis. Protein-coding genes within it:
- the petA gene encoding ubiquinol-cytochrome c reductase iron-sulfur subunit, whose amino-acid sequence is MSDTNTTGDGLTETKTASHEGEPNRRAFLHLTTGAFAAIGAANVAWPLIDQMNPDASMRALASIEIDLDAVEVGQSLTVTWRGKPVFIRRRTQEEIRDAENVSLDALPDPEADKTRAENPEWLVMVGVCTHLGCVPLGQAGEFNGWFCPCHGSHYDTSGRIRKGPAPKNLEIPPYQFVSDSRIKIG
- a CDS encoding DUF6249 domain-containing protein, which produces METFEFILGALAISTGIIIPVSVFFWLYKDAKNKRETVIEISRNIENPDQLEKLINIFDERKKDPIDYRRSGVVTLFVGIGLFLFGTIFIGPILKGVGALITAIGLGQIIAGYLYPNTSEEITNAVEDFEKN
- a CDS encoding helix-turn-helix transcriptional regulator, with product MGKNHKNLLNNLEKLRKKAGITQQELSERAEVSRKSINAIENGIYVPSTVLALKISRTLGCNVEDLFKLPNTK
- the hemF gene encoding oxygen-dependent coproporphyrinogen oxidase, translating into MTGTTQTDWTDQKQRAAAWFRELRDRLCAAMETLEPDGARFDRTIWKRGDGAEDLGGGEMSMLHGTVFEKAGVHISTVYGEFSEQFRSQIEGAADDPRFWASGISVIAHPRNPHAPTAHMNTRMVVTTKGWFGGGGDLTPMLKTQRHADHPDTQDFHKAYKSACDAHDAAYYPDFKEKCDEYFFLPHRNESRGTGGIFYDHLNTGDWDTDFAFTQDVGRAFLDVYPDIIARRKDTPYNDEEREAQLVQRGRYVEFNLLYDRGTTFGLKTGGNVDSILSSMPPAVRWP
- a CDS encoding CCA tRNA nucleotidyltransferase, which gives rise to MMTRSVSEFLKDLAKAPWLRAPDTQKIMQTLGNDAVRVVGGCVRDTLRGLPALNDGDIDIDMATTHPPEDVQDKLSAAGFKVIPTGIEHGTVTVVANERNYEITTLREDIETDGRHAKVRFGLDWQADAARRDFTINALYADCDGKIYDPLEATGTSGLADLEAGVVRFIGDPDTRIAEDYLRVLRFFRFSAQLQPHATDEKSLAACVRAANQKDGLAALSGERLAQELFKLLSHVTASHALELMDGAGLLPFIFPFTPAMDIQSMRLANLINIQETYFFEADTLLRLAALCPDSKAVSGQLSEKLRLSKKHTKRLGAALDTSCNPVCYMSAREMRRALYVSGREAFIDRCFLMWALDEKINNAVQWRALIAMATSWEKPDFPLTGDMMKTAGVPEGPEMGRVSQEVERWWIDSDFTEDTFSIIERLKAVVQATIL
- a CDS encoding DUF6111 family protein, translating into MIRIILLNLFLFSLPFIMLALWLWWFRGTRPDQAEMKIWAYASLAGFICMLAGLLFFRFASDAPAESVYVPPSVENGELVPGHFESLDSSKEQEPETSEVTPE
- a CDS encoding CoA pyrophosphatase gives rise to the protein MVEFDYRQKIAKAVSPELPSDKVLYSCRGQGGDFQLNPVLKELHKNRDLPLATVLIGVVEYEEAPRVILTRRSENLKKHSGQVAFPGGKVDDTDPSPLDAVLRETEEEIGLTSGYIDIAGYLQTFETGSGFMVLPVVGYVRPGFELKINTEEVADVFEVPLSFLMNRENHNIKQDVWNGQLRSYYSMSHGQHHIWGVTAGILRNLSERAFDD
- a CDS encoding DUF1285 domain-containing protein codes for the protein MTENTLQNVIKSAEKAGHASGHTSLPPVEDWDPPYCGDIGMRIKRDGTWFYGDSPIGRDKLVRLFSTILRRDEDEQYYLVTPVEKILVTVEDAPFIATQMDVTGEGTTQKITFTTNVGDVCLAGSKLPIYFEFEGDQPSPYVHVRGKLRAKIARPVFYRLVDLAVTNQENGVDYFGVWSEGAFFSMSRVDKLGPDYG
- a CDS encoding GNAT family N-acetyltransferase, with amino-acid sequence MAFEIKQTPSELENEKLSLTSRILGPGRVVRMAERLRETNQQIPELNFCAISGEEMIGGIAYWPIQIGATPALLLGPLVVNSEWQGKGVGRGLIATTLGVAEKLGHGLVLLVGDLSYYGQSGFVIAPSGLKCPGPVDENRLLIYEIKSGIAADLSGSVSVAS
- a CDS encoding calcium/sodium antiporter; translated protein: MFEAILLVLGGFVLLGGGGEGLVSGAVSLADRLKVPPLIIGLTVIAFGTSAPELTVSIQAAFQGQPDIAVGNIIGSNISNMLLVLGISALIQPIIVEGKELNRDGIFMLLVTLGFCFVAFYGDITRLVAVGMVGVIGLYTVYLYRLGSDEDATQEVSENPLAGASVFVCLVILALGTIAVVWGADLLVKGAVILATEFGVSEGVIGLTVVAIGTSLPELAISILAALRGHAALAVGNIVGSNIYNILLILGVTGLVHPIAIAPDFLLIDIWMLLGVSGLTVFLLSCQQGISRVFGGLFLATYIIYIGFLFGA
- a CDS encoding ferritin-like domain-containing protein — its product is MENHNLEETEITADLVYQSVDPSDFNAMLEVDRYNDRTTAFDKIISATHNHFWDPMDTKYIDFSVPFDVENEYMINPDQDVDLRVIGDLLNEKDKIRLVNMNVHWSLSSILHGEQGALNLSSSLCHILKDPGAQEYAANQTREEARHVAGFSRYIHARWGQPMVVGPALGNLLNELVNSKVVWKKLVGMQMLVEGLAMGAFATFYRQGNDPLLTKLMQLVMTDEAFHHKFGKIWADRTIPNISPEERDKIEDWSWEVFHVLLYNLSSPEQKKPTYEALGLDWKMVQERFIDALTNDEIRRRMSDNDNIFRVLVKTLFNAGIITDRTASKYAPFVDLSELEAEGTSMVGDEIAEEGIKYLMAINGDDGPVFNFSQTAAE
- a CDS encoding acyl-CoA dehydrogenase family protein, which encodes MSNLEKFRDETRAWLEENCPASMRTPMPDFASGGDEQPWGGRNASYPNPDTKVWMDRMAEKGWTAPTWPVEYGGGGLTKEENKILQQELRRIDARPCLLSFGIWMLGPALLEFASEEQKQKYLPPIVRGEIRWCQGYSEPGSGSDLAGLQTKAEDMGDHYLVNGQKVWTSYANKADWIFCLVRTDTSVKHDGISFLLIDMETEGVEARPIKLISGSSPFCETFLTDVKVPKENLVGELNKGWTIAKRLLEHERAMISEMNMGAGEASLGGMEELAKEVFGELDGMIAHPTLRDTVTRHKMDEEAFGLTLRRTGELAKAGHGIGAEASIFKYYGSEMNKRRFEILLELLGTDALTTEGEGHNQDVMSISPQWLRSKGNSIEGGTTEVQLNIIAKRVLDLPEGGQA
- a CDS encoding acyl-CoA dehydrogenase family protein → MTTANTEQPKTDFILSEEQTMLRDTAKQFFSEQVPISNLRKLRDEESVDGIDREVWKQAAELGLAGILIPEAYGGTDFGVTGMGLVMEEAGRTLASTPLFSSSILSTLILLEAASENQKQAILPAIAAGEMIVAVALEESGHHNPAAVSMSAEKKDGGFVLNGRKTFVLDGHIANKLIIVARSSGQKGDINGLSLCLVDADAEGLKVSRSKMVDSRNSSEVTCENLTVSDDMVIGTIDDGAAPLERALDQARILLSAEILGGVNEVFERTLEYLKERKQFGVPIGSFQALRHRASAMFSEIEICKAVVTFALSQSDKKSNQIARLASLTKARLGEASTLVTNEGLQMHGGIGMTDDVDIGLFMKRARVQLQLLGDPRFHRERYARLNGY